Genomic segment of Methanomicrobia archaeon:
GTCCCCGATTTCCTCAAGGCCGTCTATACGCGGACGGAGCAGATGGAGAGCCCGATCATTATCATTGACTCATGGGATGCGATCGTTTCCTACACCGGGTACTATGAGCCGCGTGAGCGTGAGAAACTGGAGCACAACCTCTGCGATTTCTCGCGGAAGATGCGAACGAAGATCATACTGCTCGCTGAATATTCCGGTCAGACCGCACTCGATTACCTCGTTGATGGTGTCGTGCTCGTTGAGAGCGATATGAACCGCGAGCGCCGTTTGCGACGGATGGTGATGCAGAAGCTCCGGGGGATTCAGATCACCAATCCCGTTCGCCTCTTTACGCTCGATCAGGGTATCTTCAAAGCGTTCGCGGAGTTTAAGGCGCACATTCCGGTGAACCGCGAGAATCCTGCTGTCCCCGAACCGCTACCCGATCTCAATGAGCTGCGGATCTCAACCGGAATACCGAATCTTGACCCGGTGCTTGGCGGGTACGGCAGTTTCAATCGCTTTGACGGTGACTATGTGCCCTATGACCTCCTGGCACGTGCCGTCTCCGTCAACGCGCTCAACCTCGGCCGGGAACTTGTGCTCACCTTACACGAGCAGTTCGAATTCGTCGCCAGAATAGCGCCCTTTGTCCAGCCAGCGCATAAAGAGAAGATAAAGTTCGTCGAGGACCTGAAGGATTTGCCGGCGAAGATCGGAGGCGACCGAGCCCTCGTTCTCCTCAATCTCGAAGGCGTTGCGAACGTCGATCATGCGGTACGGGCGGTGCTCACGCCGATAAAGGAGCGGCGGTGCGTGGTACTCTGCTACGGCTGTAATGGTGGCGGACAGGGAAAAGATCTGCGTTCCATCACCGCGACCCATCTCAAAGCCCGGTTCATTTCCGGCGTGCCCTGTCTCTATGGTGTGATGCCGCGGACAGAATATTTTGGCCTGGAGCTAGTACCTGCAGCTCATCAGCACCGCTTTCCCCTCATCGCGATCACGCCAATTGTATGATGCCGACAGAGCTTTTCAGTGTGGGCTTCTGCGCGACTATTCTCTGCTACGCCTGCTACTCTGATCTCAAGACGAGAACGGTGAGCAATAAGCTCTGGCTGCTCCTGCTCGCAGTGGGTCTCCCTCTTGCGCTCTATAACGGGTATCGTAGCGGTGTGCCGTTCCTCATCGGTCTCGGGTACTCCATCGGGTTCACGACTCTACTCGCCTATCTCTTCTTCTACCTGAACCTCTTCGGTGGTGCGGACGCCAAAGCCCTCATGGGTATCGCCCTGCTCATCCCTACGAATCCCCTGTTCGCTGCTCCGATCCCGGATCCATTCCCCTTTGCCATCACCACCCTGTTCAACGGTGCAATGCTCTCCGTGCTGGTCTTCCCGCTCATGTTTCTCTATAACGTGGTAAAGCTACCGCCATCAGAGCTCAGGGCGCATCTTGGCCTGGCATTCGTCGGGTACAAACGAAGCATTGATACACTCGCGAGTGCAAAGCGCACCTTCCAACGGCTACTCCACTCGTATGAGCTGGATGAAGAATCAGGAGGTGAAACGGTAAGGCGGGCATTCGTCATACGCGGGCTCGAGATTGATGAGGACGCGATACATGAGCTCAAAACGTATCACGAGCAGGGTAAAATCGGGGACGCCGTATGGGTCACGCCGGGATTGCCTTACATGCTCTTCATCACGGCAGGGTTCTTCTTCGCCTTCTTCGCAGGCAATCTGCCGTTCAGGATTATACTGGCATTCCTGTCGTCACTATAGCGATGTAAGCAAAAGCGAGCACCAAAAAGCGCGGTTACCTACTTCTTCGGGAGCGAGAAGTAGATGGTCGTGGTTTCTTCGCTCTCGTTCTTCGTCCAGATCTTACCGCCTAATTTATCCAAAATCTTCTTGCAGAGGTTCAAGCGCAAACTGGTGCCGTCATAATCATACGGGGACAATTGCTTGGGCGCGGTGAGAATATCGCTCAAATCGTGCTCCTTGAGACCGCTCCCGTTACTTCGTACGGAGAAGAGAGATTCTCCCGCCTGCTCCTGAGTTTCAATGATGACAAGCGGTCGCGCGGAGAGGCTGATCCTCAACCCGGTTTCAATGAGATTGATGAACAGTTCTTTAATCCAGACCCGCTGCGTGGAGATCATGGGTAAGTTCCCAGCCACGATTTCCGCGCCTCGACCCTCAATGAGCCCCCCAAGATCAGCTGCAATCTCATCCAGTAGCTCGTTCAGGTCAACCATCTCAGACTCATGAAATCGACGCCCGACTCGGGTCAACATGAGCAGGTCTTCCGTCAACGTGACCGTTTTCTCCGCCGCCTTCTGGACGCTGACCAGGTACTCACGACCCACCTCATCGAGTCGCTCGCTGTACGTGCCCAAAAGGAGCGCAGAATCGTCCAAATCCCGCGTTACCCGTTCGAGTTCGCGCAGGTAGATCTCCACTTCGTCTTCCAGGCGTTTTCGCCGCGCCAGAATCTTACATTCGCGAATTGCTCGTTCCGCGCGCCAGGGCAGCTCGTGTAGCTCTTCCGGGGTCTTCACCACATAATCTATGGCACCGGATTTCATCGCGTGCACCGCCAGCTGCTCGGAACCCACGCCGGTAATGATAATGAGTGGAAAGCCCACTTCTTCAGGACTCATCGCACCCCGCGTCAGATCCAGACCAGTGCCATCGGGCAGGAGGTAATCCGCGATAACGAGTGCGGGCGATTCAGACCGCTTCTCCAGCCAGGCAAAGGCATCGCCGAGATTCAAAACGTGCTGCACATCCCAGAGCGGGCCGATATCCTCGAAAGCCCTGCAGATCAGCTCAGCATGCGAATCGTCATCCTCAACCAGCAGGATCGTCTTCCGCGTCGCGCGCTTTTCCGCATCCTTCGCATCAGTCACGATATCGCGCTTCCCCGAATCCTTTCCTTGCGCTTCCCCAACAAGATACGCCACGTTCATCGCGATTCCAAACCGATCTCTAAAAAATATAGGGTTGGTATACATATAAAATACTTCTGCAGACCGTGGCTTCATCCCAAAAGTCGGTACCGTGAGGAGATACCTGCACCCCAGCAACCTTTGAAAGGCAAAGGTAAAGCGGAATGAAGGCATCGCTCCCACCGAGGACGGCAAAGAGGTCCCGTTTACCCACTGACTCCGCCTTTGCACGTCCGTTTTGATGCGCATCCGCACGGCCTCTTATCTCGTCACCTTTTGGGGATGAAGCCAAAAAAACAAAAAACCGAAAAACTTTTAAGGTGAAAGACCAACGGACAGTAAGTGATAGCGACAGTACCATGCACAATTTGCTTCGTCTCGTGACCTGTTCCAATCTGCGGAAAGATTTGCTGCTCTCGTTGCGGGTGGGGCCGAAACCGCTGAGTGAATTCCGCAACGAAATCAATGTGAGCTCCACCACAGCGATCCATGCGTTGAGAGACCTTGAAAGGGGTAATCTCATTTTTCAGGACGATGCACGGAACTATGCCTTAACGAAAATCGGTGAGATCATGGCCCTGAAATTGGAGGATCTTTTGTGTGCCGTCGAAGTGCTCCAGAAACACGAGCGGTTCTGGCAAGAGCACGATCTCACCGATATACCCCCACCGTTACTCGATAAGATCGGTGATCTCCGCAAATCAATGCCGCTTTTAGGCACGACAACCGATCTCTTCAAGTTGCATGCTACCTTTATCCAGGTGCTCGAAACTGCGCACGAGGTGAAAGGGATCTATCCGATCTTCGACCTTGAGTATCTCACCACTATTCGAGACCTTGTGAAGCGAAAGGGGGTTGAGGTGGAGCTCATCGTCACCACTGAAGTTTTGGAGAGCATAGGTGGCATGATCGAGACGGAAGAGCTCTTTTACGACTTTCTTGATGAGCCGAACCTCACGCTTTTCACCAGTGAGCGACCCCTGAAACTCACGCTCACCCTAACGGATTGTGTCTTTTATCTCGGCTTATTCGCCCCCGATGGCCTCTATGATTTCAATCGTGCATTGATCAGTGATGATGCCAGGGCGCTCGGATGGGGGCGGTCATTATATGAGCATTATCGACAGCGTGCCAAGTTGATGACGGAATAGTATTACGAGTCCGCGCTTTTTGAGATTAATTGGCTGAATTGGGCAATATTGCTGAGAGATAGCTTTAAATGTTTGGATTGATAATATATTATACTTCTAGCCTAATTTATCTCCGGAGGTACCGAACATGGGCGCCACAATAGCATTCTGGAGTGATTGTATTAGTTATGCAGTCGTAGCATCTCCACTCTTCGTTATTGTCTCATTCGCTACGATTGGGTTTGGATTGAAGTATATCGACGATGCCTTTGACGAAGACCGATTTAGTAAGACGACTGCAAAACTCCTCGCACCTATTTTAGTCCTGCTCTGGATCAGCGTCTCACTCTTCGATCCCGTCTCCGCGACCGTTTTATTTGCCATACTTATTGCCGTGCTGCTCTCGGGGAAAGTGGATAACCGGATATTTAAGCTCAGTGCCCTTGCGCTGATCGCCGGGGTGGTTCTCACGCAATATGCGCACTTCTCGTGGGTGCCGCTGGCCGTTCTCACCGTCCTGGGGGTTACGGACGAGAAAGGCAATGATTATGTCGATCTTCATGAAACCGGCGGACTTCGGGAGTTCTTCTTCGCGCATCGCTGCAGCATGAAGCTAGGCGCCCTGAGCCTCTGCATCGCCTCATTTCTCCCCTGGCTCTATCTTGTTGCGTTCCTCGCCTTCGATACCGCGTATGAACTCATCAAACTCATCGATTATCTCCGCGTGCCCGCTATTGACACTAAAGTGTGGCGATTGCCGCTTGCCCTGATCCTCCTGGGTAAATTCAAGTGATTCTGGACGTCGTGTCGTGCGAGGCGCGTGCACACTGCGTGGTGGCCACCCAGCATTGGTGTCCCGTCATCAGTCCAAACGAAGAGCACGTCTGCTCGGCGTACCTTGAAATAACTTCTCTATATGCACTATAGACTCCTTCTCAACGCCCGATAATATGAGGATATTATCAAAATGCTTTTCCACCTCCACTCGTCCCACTTTCTTGAGTAAATGGGAGTGAGGAGCAAGAACGAAAACGGTTGTGCAGTTCCACCGTTTCAAGCCCTCGAGCTGATTTTGCAGGAGCCCATGCGTCTCTTCCGGTTGGTAATATTTCGCAAAATCGTCATATACGTCAATAATAACGATTCGTGGAAGAGTTCTTGACTGGCTCTTGATCACCTTCACCAGGCTCCGTTGAAATAAAATTTTATTGAGGGGCACGAGCATATGCTGCTCATACTCGATCAGTTCGGAGATGCCCTTCTCTTCATAAAGTGGCTCATAGAGATCGAGAATGGTGACTCTATCCATCGAATCGAGCTCCATGAGCAACTCGCCCTGTATCTGCCGGTACGGGCGTTTCGAAGTAGCATAGATGATGCTCGTCCCCTCAAGGAGGTTTCGCTTCATGAGCGAATGAATCATCTTCTGTTTTGCTTTCGTTTCTTCGGCGATGAGCAACGTACTACTCCCTTTCACCAAACCGCCAGCCATGATCAGGTTAAGTTCTTTGATGCCGGTGGAGATAATATCAAAGACCTCGCTGGCCGCGAATAGGGCATGAGTACTTATTTCGTCTTTTACCAGCCCCCGGAGGAGACAGCGCTTGAACGGGAACTTTTCACCGATAGCTTCAAGATATAATTTGAACATTTCCAGGAATTTATCTCGGCCGAACCGTGTGCCCTCTATCACGCGAATCTCTTCCGCTTCAAGCTTGATACAGGCGAAGAATTCATCCCGTCTCCGCAATCCCTCGAAGATCATCTCCTGCTCGCTCGTCGGAATGAAGGTCCTGAGGTGTCCGAAGAGATCATTAATGGATTTTTCGAGGAGTAAGGGATAGTAAAGATCTTCCTCGAATTCTGAGCTTAATTCCTTAGGGAGCTCTACGATCTTTTCCTTGAGGATCTTTACTATCTCTTCTTTTATTTCCGCATGGGACGTGCGCTGAAGTGATATCCGCTCCTCAACATTGAGCTTATGCATCTGTAAAAGCATATTTACTGCTACCGTCACTCTTGTCGCGTCATCTAGCGCAGTAAGATCAAATGAACGACGTACGGGATCAAATTTGATTTTTGTTTGCTCAGTCTTACTAACTAACTGGGCTACAGTTCTTTTCCAGAGATCTTCTAAATAATCTATTCTCAAAAAGGAGCGCGCATGGTAATTCAAGAGATCGACAATGTCTACTTTTTCCTTTTTTCTTATTTTTGATTTCTCTGCTAATGTCCATGTAGATACTATCTCGATTATCAGGACGATAAAATAACCGACGAACGCAATGTTGTGATACTGGAATTGCTGCATCTGCATGCCGGCAGCAGAGTATATGAGGTAAACCAAAAGAAAAACAATAAATGCGAAGATGTAAGAAAGCTCACTCCATATGTTCTTCTTCATGATTTCCTCAAATCCTTTATGTGTAATGCTTAAATACGTGCCAAAGGAGATCAGGAAAAAGGCAACGAGAAAGAGCAAGATCGGATTGGGGAGAATCACTGGACTAGCAAAGGAAGGGTCACCCTCATAAATAAACGAAACACCAAAGAATATAATGAATAGACACGAGTAAAACGCGATACTGACTTGAACTATATCAATCTTATTGATAACGGGTCTTATTTTTTGTTCTACAAGTATTGATCGTAAATCAAGGGCAAAGAAAAGGTAAAACAGGAAAGATACGCATCCGAAAAGCAAACCTAACATTCTTGCGCTATCCGTTGCAGTATCCCATAAGAGGGTAATGAGGCTTACCATGTAGAACGTTACGGCTAAGTGGACAAACAGTCCGAACCTTAGAAATTGCCAATAGATCAGTTTTGTCTTGGCATAAAGCAGCCTCATAAAAATAATGATGAAAATAATGGCAACTGCTATGGGCAGCGACAAAATGGGGACAATGTAATATGGTATTGTTTGATAGATGACGAAATTTGGATGCACCCGTGAACTGAAGTATATTGATACCGACAGGAAAAATAAGGTGGCGATTGCCGTTACTTTCGCAATGTCGAAAGGCATTAAAACTTTCCATCGTGGCTCGAGAAGGGCGGGATACTCAATGACAAATTGCATGAAGTATAAAATGGTAAAAATGAAGAAAATTGGGTAGAGCATTATGTCGTAGTACAAACTCTTTTGAGTTACTATATCGAGATAACGAAATATATAATAAACAATAAAACTGATTGATAGTAGATATGAAATCATCCCAATACCGCCTATAAAAAAGGGCTTACGTACAAATCCTAGCTCGATGTAGCCTTTTGAAATGTAAAGTAGGATTGATGAATAATGTAAAACAATGAGTATAGAAAAGATAATAAATAAGAACAGCACAATAAAATGT
This window contains:
- a CDS encoding winged helix-turn-helix domain-containing protein — translated: MHNLLRLVTCSNLRKDLLLSLRVGPKPLSEFRNEINVSSTTAIHALRDLERGNLIFQDDARNYALTKIGEIMALKLEDLLCAVEVLQKHERFWQEHDLTDIPPPLLDKIGDLRKSMPLLGTTTDLFKLHATFIQVLETAHEVKGIYPIFDLEYLTTIRDLVKRKGVEVELIVTTEVLESIGGMIETEELFYDFLDEPNLTLFTSERPLKLTLTLTDCVFYLGLFAPDGLYDFNRALISDDARALGWGRSLYEHYRQRAKLMTE
- a CDS encoding A24 family peptidase — protein: MMPTELFSVGFCATILCYACYSDLKTRTVSNKLWLLLLAVGLPLALYNGYRSGVPFLIGLGYSIGFTTLLAYLFFYLNLFGGADAKALMGIALLIPTNPLFAAPIPDPFPFAITTLFNGAMLSVLVFPLMFLYNVVKLPPSELRAHLGLAFVGYKRSIDTLASAKRTFQRLLHSYELDEESGGETVRRAFVIRGLEIDEDAIHELKTYHEQGKIGDAVWVTPGLPYMLFITAGFFFAFFAGNLPFRIILAFLSSL
- a CDS encoding response regulator, producing the protein MRIKTDVQRRSQWVNGTSLPSSVGAMPSFRFTFAFQRLLGCRYLLTVPTFGMKPRSAEVFYMYTNPIFFRDRFGIAMNVAYLVGEAQGKDSGKRDIVTDAKDAEKRATRKTILLVEDDDSHAELICRAFEDIGPLWDVQHVLNLGDAFAWLEKRSESPALVIADYLLPDGTGLDLTRGAMSPEEVGFPLIIITGVGSEQLAVHAMKSGAIDYVVKTPEELHELPWRAERAIRECKILARRKRLEDEVEIYLRELERVTRDLDDSALLLGTYSERLDEVGREYLVSVQKAAEKTVTLTEDLLMLTRVGRRFHESEMVDLNELLDEIAADLGGLIEGRGAEIVAGNLPMISTQRVWIKELFINLIETGLRISLSARPLVIIETQEQAGESLFSVRSNGSGLKEHDLSDILTAPKQLSPYDYDGTSLRLNLCKKILDKLGGKIWTKNESEETTTIYFSLPKK
- a CDS encoding AAA family ATPase, whose amino-acid sequence is MAEEYFGIPRDIQAFFEDAYGKTLLIKGPPGTGKTAFALTLLSMLKGNGAYLATRVDPETLYQQHPWIRDKIAAENIVDATQSERERAIKSPGVTIKPLKYSNVPDFLKAVYTRTEQMESPIIIIDSWDAIVSYTGYYEPREREKLEHNLCDFSRKMRTKIILLAEYSGQTALDYLVDGVVLVESDMNRERRLRRMVMQKLRGIQITNPVRLFTLDQGIFKAFAEFKAHIPVNRENPAVPEPLPDLNELRISTGIPNLDPVLGGYGSFNRFDGDYVPYDLLARAVSVNALNLGRELVLTLHEQFEFVARIAPFVQPAHKEKIKFVEDLKDLPAKIGGDRALVLLNLEGVANVDHAVRAVLTPIKERRCVVLCYGCNGGGQGKDLRSITATHLKARFISGVPCLYGVMPRTEYFGLELVPAAHQHRFPLIAITPIV